TTGGACTAGATTCTCGGTTGTTCTGATGCACCGTCCAGCAGGAACACGTAGTTCTCATCTCCTTGGAGGTTTTAAAGTCTAGAGACAACAACCTTCGGCGTTGTTTTTCCAAGAATACCAAGCGGGATGTCCGCGTTTTGGAGACCATCACCTTCAAAACATTACGGACGATGCATTTGGGGAAGCGTGGGATGGATCGTATGGGATTAAGAAATGATATTCCGTGTCGGAGTCTATCCTTGTCTAAGAATATGAACTCCACAAGAACAACTCAGAATTTCAGAACAGAATATGCcgattggtagcggcgccagtgttcacacgacaagaccttcccaaaatcccatctagACCAATCTTCCGGACAGGCCTCTCTggacttcttgaggttgtcAGTGTGTAAATCACAATCTCCTAGATACGCCACAAACGAAGATTAGGTTTCTGGTGACATTAAAGTGCGTTGTACTCTTCTACTCTCTACTTGTACAAACTCCTCAATGATACTAATTCGTGTGTTAATTCCTctccgtttgtttgcttctcttCCTTCCATGTCCGGCACGACCTGCAGCTGCAAGAAGTGGGTCGACTTTTGCAACCGTCCGGAGCTGTACAAAAAGTACGACGAGAACGGGCCCGAATATCTCTACAAAAGCTCCCGCATCTGCTCGGACCACTTCCAGCCGACGGATTTCAACAATCCCAACCTCTTCAGCCAAGGGTAAGTTCCTGCCAGCATCGCACGGGGTGGAATCCTTGGACGTGGTGCGCACCAAACAGGGATGCTTGGTCCGCGCTTAAGGTTTGAAGGGGAACCCCGCGAGGACCCAATGGGCAAGGGACCGATCCCGCCAGCAGGGAACCTTGGGttttttcgttggaaaaccttagcttttttttgtcgttttgtgtACCAGattggtgtatttttgttgctgttgtgtgtgtgcgtgtgtgcgttagCCTTCTCCGTCTTCACCGCACTCTCAGCATATGCGGGAGTTTCttgctcgcacacacacacacaccgctcgTGGACCGGATTTGGTGTGGAACGATTACCGACGAGGGCGCTTGTACGGCGGCAACTGGACGAGGGCAACCGGACCTCTGATGACCGGACGCGGTTGGTAAcgctgatgacgatgacgggGCGCTGATGATGCGTTGTGGACCTTTGGACCGGCTGCGTGGTGCTGCGCTTTCTGAACCGTCCACCGTggaagaagacgaaaaacaaaaacaccacctCGAGAAGGACGGTATTGCGCACATCTCGGTTTCGCTTGCCCTCCGGATCTTTCGAgcggggggaggagggggttgCTTATTCGCTGCAGCACCCAATgtgctgtggtgtgtgtgtgtgtgcgtagtTGGCTCGGGGGTTTCTGAGTTTGCTGTTGCCATTGGTATTCCTTGGTCGGTGATCAAAATCCGATGGCCTTCTCGTGCGCGCTCGAAGGTACAGCGCTTCTGGGGCTTTTTAGTCGAGTTGGCAGAAATTCTCTAAAACCGCTCTATCTCCCCTTTTTAACCCAACgcatccccccctcccccggcATGTGTATGGGGACTTGTCGgtactgtttttttgtcgttgccgTTACCAGTCCGCCTCATCAAGTAGGGGAACACTGTGCTGCGAAGACCCCTGCGAGTGATAAAACAGACCAACCGAGAGTGAACTGCGCCGGGCCAGCATGCGGCCCCCATATCGTGGTCGTTTGTGGTCTTGTGCGGAACCTTacaacagttttgttttttttggttggttggtgccTTTCTTCTGTGCACTTCTCTTACCTCGCGCtaagtgtttatttatttgctaccTGCCCCGTGTCTTCTTACGAGATGCTGCAAcaaaccagcaacaacaaaacaaaaaacacccaatTCCTCCCCATAACCGCGAAGGGTATTCGGAGGAGACtggtttcggtttttgctCATCCTCCTCGGAAGACGCAGACTCCCTCCGCgtactgttatttttttttctggttggTGGAccacaacgaacaaaaaaaaaaaaccgacacacCTTCATTCGGTGTCGGTCACTCGGTGAGAGAAGGCATGAAGGTACACCCGATCGGTCGCCGTGGTCGTCGCAAAAATCGTCGACACTTCCCAACACACATGCCCAAGTGCCGTCAACACGGGCCGCCTCTACCACTCATCATTATCTCCCGGAGGTGTATCGATGcgtggagggggaggggggagggggggggggtctgtATAGGTGGAGGACGCACCAGTTCGCTCCCCCAAAAAAGTCACACCGAAGAAAAGATGTGTGTggggatttctttttcttccaccgtTCAGGTGGAGCTTCACCGCCGTTCAGCACTGGGTCGCAGTTGATGATGTTGACGTCGCCGCCGTCATCTCCGCCGGGCGTAACGCGCGTGCACACCGCTGTGGCGAGATCAGCCAGTGGTGGTGAGGTGCCCAACCAAAAGAATAAGAAAACGGTGCGcgcaagggaagaaaaaaaaaagcacggcAAGGCACAACGCGCGCATATCGACAGCCCAGCGACAGGCAGACCGGCAGAGGGCAGGTGTGTTAGTGGAGGAAGCACCttaccaccaaaaaaaaaaaacgaaacgagctGGCATGCTCTGGGAGTGGTGGCAAGAATAAGAGAGACCGTGAGCGCCCGCTCGTCCCGCCAACGCCCCGCTGGTCTTCCATATGCCAATGAAAATAACTTACCGCGGTTAGCGCGGCGGCACCGGATCATTGGCGATAGGTTCCATTCGACGCAACTCCAACCCCCGGGATTGAGAGGGGAGAGGGAggtttgagggtttttttttcgtcgtaaAATAACTTCGTGTGTAGGGAACGAATTTGGAGGCACTCGGTGCGCGACCCGTCCGAACCGACCGGTCCGATGGGCGAAGGAGAACTTAATGGTAATCGATTTCCTTGACTCTTTCTTGAACCCACCCCGCCTGCCGCCTGCCCACGGGAGTGGAGTTGCAGTGCCGGGTAGGGGGTTTGTCTCTATCCCGGGTGCTTCACTGCCTTCGCCTGTTGGCAGGGGTGAGGATGTTTACCGGCGAGAGACTAATTTACTCGACCTCACCGGACGGGTGTGCGGGCCAGTACCTCGAGAAGTGTGTTCGGCTgcggggaggaaaaaaagttcGTATCCCTACAATGATAAGGAAGAAGTACCTTGATGTCCCTTTTTTCCGGTGCCTTCGTTTGCACCGGAGTTCAAATTACAGGGTTTCACGATTGAGGGGATATTGCGAGCTCGCCTTAcggaataaacaaacaaacaaacaaataagacacaacaaacaaacaaataaagcataaaCGTATAAGATCAACCGaaagattgatagtgaaacaaacaaacaaaactttactgaatcgcaCAAAATTAGATATGGAATCGcttgcacaatttagtgaatggtGTTTACGTATAGGCGGGTTCAAGAGTTCACATATGAGATATaaaattttgtacaaattaTGTATAgaacattaattaaaaattagttTATACTGTTAAACAAATACTTTTACTTGATTTCCAACGAATTTAATCCtcaaaaattcattttatatctcaactcttgaaccCATCGATGTATAAATCGACAACTGATATTCCATTCGCCAAACAGTGCACGCGATTCCGTATGAGATTTTTTGTGCATCAGTAaagtgtttcactatcaatgtTGCCGTTTATCTTATTGCTCGATTCAGTAAGCTGGGCTCGCCATATCCTATCTATTGTAAAAACCCTGCAACCTTCCTGTTGGCCGGGAGGGTTTTCGCCCCCGGACTGCAAAGGAAGGCAGCACCCACGCACCAACTCTCGGAACGCAGTGAATTTCTTGTGGAACTTTTTGCCAGTTTGCCAGTTATTCTCCCTCTCCCTCCACCACCCTTTGCGGAGTACGGATCCGcatccgtgtttttttttttttcggcacaAAAACCCTGTCTTCCCATGcggcgggtttttttttcgcacttcACCGGCAAACCGTTGTTCGGCTTTTGTGACGCAGGGTACCGTCGAAAAGCGTGTACAGTTCTACCTTTGCGCGTCAATGTCAAATCGGTTGTCCCCTAAAGAGCCTCGGTCTCTCGGCAGCGTTCTCTTCAACGCATCCGCCAAAgacgaacccccccccccccttccctcctCCACCACCCTCCCGTGATTTCAACTCCAGGTATCTGTGTAACTTGGcttgacacacacacgcggacaATACCGCGCGGCGAACCCTGCTGGCCTCGAACCTCGCGCGCACACACTCCCAAAGCGCAGAAGGTGTGCGAGCGCGCTCACTTTGCCACCACCGGGGGCCCAGGTCGACCCGAAGCCGAAGGATTTGAAGGTTGGTTGGCTGGTTGGCACCGGTTTCGCTTCGGTTCTTCCAACACGGGCATTGCCAACGTACCCTTTTCGACACTGTTCCTTTACCTGCGCTCGCTTACACACGCTCGGcatctccctctctctctctctcgttcggTTTGGCTTCCTACCTGAAGTTAGTGATGGCCTCCGCTTTACCCAACGGTCATACCGGTGTGCCTCCGGTAGGCTCAAATCGATACCGAAAACTCGGCGCTGCGTGACACAACAGGCAGGCAAGCCgtggtgcgcgcgtgtgttggAGAGTCCGACGGTATTGTACGTTGGTCACCTGGTCCATCCGCCGCTTCGGTGGGTCTATCGGGAACGGACGCGTTCGCACATAGTTGCCATTCGCCCGAGATGCCTGTGCGTGTGTCCTCTATCTATCATTCACGTGGTACCCCTTCGGACCATCGTTTTTCATCCTTGGTATATTCTTCAagctcggttttttttgccttctacTCAGCTTCATTTCTTctcgggtgttttttttttttattttgttggtcTCCGGGCAAGTCGACTGCTGAGGAGATCCGGGAGAGTTTTCGGTAGTGcaagaagcgaaacaaacaaacaaacaaacaaaaaaacactttaacaTAACCAACTAGCAGCAAAAATCCTAACGacgtttcttcttcttcttctttttgtttctttcatttttctcaCACCTCGCGCACCCCCAAAATGGCCTCGCATTGTGGCGGATGATGATGTCCTTTGTCTTGGCATGGatggacacaaaaaaacaccgaaaccaAAAACCCGGTATGGAAACGACGAATTTTTGATGGCTGGGCCCACATTGGTGAACTGACGTCATGGCGCGAACTGCGTCCCCAATCGTGTGTATCCGGTGGGGACTGACAAAATCTGGCACGAACGCTCATTAACACCTTGCCGCGGTTCGTCGTTCTCGGCTGCATTAaaccgtgtgtgtttttttgtgtactgTTGTTGTAGGCTCAAGAAAGGCTCTATTCCCTCGGTAAACCCAGCGAgccacgaaacgaaaccgaacGGTGGCAATGGCGGTactgggggtggtggtggtggcggaagtggcagcagcaacggCGCCGGCTCACCGATCGATGAGAAGCTGCTATCGGCCGTGGCCTCGATCCCGAATCTACACCCCAACCTGTCGCTCATGATGGCGGCGGTCGCTGCCGCGGCCCAGTCCCAGTCGAACGCCAACCACCTGCTCAGCAGTCTACCGAACCTCAAACGATCCGTCGCGGCCATGAGCGGTGGCACCATGGTGGCAGCGAGTCAGGCGGGCggcggcaccaccaccacaacgcCCGTTTCGTCGAAGCGCAACCGGGCGGTGCCGCCACTGGCCGCACCGACCGGTGCACTTGCCAACCTCATCCAGCGCCAGCAACAAATTAAGGAGCAGCAGCTGAAGGACCAGCAGCGGAAGGCGGCCGCCCTTGCTGCCGGTGGACTCGTCAACGGGCAGGTGTCAATCACGCCGGCCATCATCGGTGCCGTTACGTCaccgaacagcagcaacaatggtCCGATCTCGCTGGTGACGACGAAGAAATCCAGTGCCAACAgccacaacaacaataataacaacaacgcGACCAatcacaaccacaaccaccacgGCAAGctgaacagcagcagcgggcGTGTAGGGCGATTAGACCAGCAGCATCGGGACCATAGCGAGTATGGGTTGAACATGGTCGACATGGATATGACCGGTGGAGGTAGGTTCCCGGCAGTTGACCAGCGGCGTGATTTGTTATCACAGAACAATTCCCGTTTATTGCGAAATCCGCGTACCCTGTACGTAGTACCGTAGCATCTAAGCGTTTCGTGGAACGATTATAGCGCATGGACTGAATCATTGAGCCCTGCGAAGATCTACGGTTGTAGTAGCACTCGCACATGGAAATTGAGCTACAATATTAGCGGAGATATCTATGGGTTCCCCTCGGCAGCAGCATAAATGTTAAGCTGGTGAGAATTAATGCACGCAATCAGTCAGGCTACGGGTGCCAGATAACTGGCTAGATTACGTACGTATATGGTGGCTTTGGTTTCCGATCGACTAAACGACCGTTGTCACCATCAAGGTCAGGCGCGCTATGTGTGTGCCATTTCAACATCGCATCTAAACAGCGCCACGCtccaaacaacacacagccACTAATGAAGCTGGCGACTCCACCGCTACCATCGGTGCACCACCGAGTTCCCGGAGACTTCTTCGTGCCTCCACATACGCCGAAGATCACTTCGCTGAAAGCTTCGATGCttcgttcttcttttttacgCCTCACTGGCGGGGGAAGATATGTGAGGTCTtcgggatgtttttttgttcacctccGCAACTGGTGTACAACCGCGTCGGACACGGAGCAACTCCACTGCAGTAACTGCGCCAATCAGAAGAAGATGTACGCGTTTTTGCACGTTTCTGCTGCTTGTGTGTCGGCCTCTTCTGTGTTTATGCGCGGGGAAAACCCCGTGATCGTGATAATGGTTCCGTGCGTCGAATGTCACGGATGGGAGGTGAAGTGAGCGCACGACGGGGATGGTGACGAGGACGAGAAGCAGAAAATGGAGGAATGGATTTGGAACTCAAAAGCTCCGAGGTGTGTGTTGTGATCATTAGTGGTTCAGATCCTTCATGGTGAAGAGATGATCCAAGGAAGTTGTTGCATTGTTGAGATATCTCGTCTTCTTTATCGGCGCAACCACCTCAGGAGATCAAGAGAGGCCTGccccatttctggctttctttgactttatttacccctTAGTACcggttgggattttggtccggtcctgTCCTGTGAAGACTCGCGcagctaccaaatacaccaccgagccggTTCAATTGTTGAGAGATATCTCGTAGTAATCTTGTAGTGGGTCACTCAGTCAC
This Anopheles marshallii chromosome 3, idAnoMarsDA_429_01, whole genome shotgun sequence DNA region includes the following protein-coding sequences:
- the LOC128714809 gene encoding rho GTPase-activating protein gacZ-like, whose protein sequence is MGKISGSHCLVLGCRNRQLLNQANTRSYFRFPRDADLCKKWVDFCNRPELYKKYDENGPEYLYKSSRICSDHFQPTDFNNPNLFSQGLKKGSIPSVNPASHETKPNGGNGGTGGGGGGGSGSSNGAGSPIDEKLLSAVASIPNLHPNLSLMMAAVAAAAQSQSNANHLLSSLPNLKRSVAAMSGGTMVAASQAGGGTTTTTPVSSKRNRAVPPLAAPTGALANLIQRQQQIKEQQLKDQQRKAAALAAGGLVNGQVSITPAIIGAVTSPNSSNNGPISLVTTKKSSANSHNNNNNNNATNHNHNHHGKLNSSSGRVGRLDQQHRDHSEYGLNMVDMDMTGGESSEGDSSYQNSADEDYAYHQKLKVAKVEAVIPPSLKSQLTVTPAGTNHHSITTTSTPNINNNSIHNVNANGSGVEEINIDYKEKYEQTLKELFACRKIVKNQNKAIQQQQGEIDFLNQLLKEK